One window from the genome of Cyclobacterium amurskyense encodes:
- the dcm gene encoding DNA (cytosine-5-)-methyltransferase, translated as MNKKKKEFKFIDLFAGIGGFHIAMHENGGKCVFASEIDKFARQTYEANFKNISPELFENGNFNVDITDPQLDYNSIPDFDVLCAGFPCQAFSIAGYRKGFEDEKGRGNLFFNIFHVLDKKRPQAFILENVKNLKTHDSGRTYQVICSHLTSLGYGIKCSVLNSKDYGLHQNRERIFIIGIKNCWKGERIPLPTDSKILKFDQIESSLNKQNYSKILDFNFSEISKKNIYSFSEIKNINKKWIPVLINGERINYLNPPKKIQKYFQKFEDRNDWSNFIYNGKEGHFRRAVNYINGKIRGETNMFNWDQWGEDTWTDDGYNNIYQWRRKYVRRNTSGVAPTLTANMGTGGHNVPLIVCGELENGDKLIRKLTPEECFAIQGFNQDVINNISKVPITNGQKYKQAGNSVPVNVVKLITSKLISLI; from the coding sequence ATGAATAAAAAGAAAAAGGAATTTAAATTTATAGATTTATTCGCTGGAATTGGGGGCTTCCATATAGCCATGCATGAGAATGGTGGAAAATGTGTTTTCGCCTCCGAAATTGATAAATTTGCTCGACAAACATATGAGGCAAATTTTAAAAATATTTCCCCTGAGCTATTCGAAAATGGTAATTTTAATGTAGACATTACTGATCCTCAATTAGATTATAATTCTATTCCAGATTTTGATGTTTTATGTGCAGGGTTTCCATGTCAGGCATTTTCAATTGCAGGTTATAGAAAAGGTTTTGAAGATGAGAAAGGAAGAGGGAATCTTTTCTTCAATATTTTTCATGTTTTAGATAAAAAAAGACCTCAGGCCTTTATTTTAGAAAATGTTAAAAATCTTAAAACCCACGATAGTGGTAGAACTTACCAAGTAATATGTAGTCACCTTACATCACTTGGTTATGGAATAAAATGTAGCGTTCTAAATTCGAAAGATTATGGACTTCACCAAAACAGAGAAAGAATATTTATAATTGGGATAAAAAACTGTTGGAAGGGGGAGAGAATACCCTTGCCAACCGATTCAAAAATATTAAAGTTTGACCAAATCGAAAGTAGTTTAAATAAGCAGAATTATTCAAAAATTCTTGATTTTAATTTTTCGGAAATAAGTAAAAAAAATATTTATTCTTTTTCTGAAATTAAAAATATAAATAAAAAATGGATTCCTGTTTTAATCAATGGAGAGAGGATTAATTATCTAAACCCTCCGAAAAAAATTCAAAAATATTTTCAAAAATTTGAAGATCGAAATGATTGGAGTAATTTTATTTATAATGGAAAGGAGGGACATTTTAGAAGAGCTGTTAATTATATTAATGGCAAAATTAGAGGCGAGACTAATATGTTTAATTGGGATCAATGGGGAGAAGATACTTGGACTGATGATGGATACAATAATATATATCAATGGAGGAGAAAATATGTTCGGCGTAATACAAGTGGTGTAGCCCCTACATTAACTGCGAATATGGGAACGGGAGGGCATAATGTTCCATTAATTGTCTGCGGTGAATTAGAGAATGGAGATAAATTAATTCGAAAACTAACCCCGGAAGAGTGTTTTGCAATCCAAGGTTTTAATCAAGATGTAATAAATAATATATCTAAGGTACCTATAACAAATGGTCAGAAATACAAACAAGCAGGAAATTCAGTTCCAGTAAATGTTGTAAAACTGATAACTAGTAAATTAATTTCTTTAATATGA
- a CDS encoding McrB family protein: MREKKCFYVKLSCPSSDDGDKFLLLFQNIIKYQEFESDLDNIPNNLEKANDGDIIFVQIGGDFANKRKYFKSYPSFINYENGLQCVGEIIKVNQNEKVVSVKLIGLKKVITKEDLYFFPQFINNLGPSTKGTPNQAGLYELDRKTGFSLIEYLYETKVLDSKFTLFEKLEVRNELFPNALFEFEKFSEKNLNKKLFQNLLSSGNPEENFSENIIIKEFIDWFNRTENFKESYKGIVNKENLKFWNEIYFKNEIFKIRSEDADLSFDRIKKIINNNDNNDWNEFNLSCSKGAPKAVLGEKNYLKFLKEYLKNNSHKFSSKLSEFDIKEFVFTLKEVGFIYESQIITRFIASLLTKPFVILTGLSGSGKTKLAQAFVEWICQDEEQYCIIPVGADWTNREPLLGYPNALEPDKYVKPDSGVLDLIIRANSSPELPHFLILDEMNLSHVERYFADFLSVMESKKEIPLYDDKYKVENGVPSKLKLPENLFIIGTVNIDETTNMFSPKVLDRANTIEFRVDDTEMEYFLKNIKKINMEALKRQGASMGRSFIQLSENKSFTTEDLSSINDTLLLFFKELSKTGAEFGYRSASEILQLINQLSILDDNLRIEEKIDIAIMQKLLPKLHGSRGKLHDTLVTLGLFCLKEKEKVKIENDIFNNHDFNFNSTSVRYPLSLEKIARMYKGAIVNGFTSFAEA, from the coding sequence ATGAGGGAGAAAAAGTGCTTTTATGTAAAATTAAGTTGTCCTAGTTCTGATGATGGTGATAAATTTCTTTTATTATTTCAAAATATTATAAAATATCAGGAATTCGAAAGTGATCTTGATAATATTCCAAATAACCTAGAAAAAGCTAATGATGGGGATATTATTTTTGTACAAATTGGAGGAGATTTTGCAAATAAAAGGAAATATTTTAAATCTTACCCAAGTTTCATCAATTATGAAAATGGATTACAATGTGTAGGGGAGATCATAAAAGTAAATCAAAACGAAAAAGTAGTTTCTGTTAAATTAATTGGCTTAAAGAAAGTAATTACTAAAGAGGATCTATATTTTTTTCCTCAATTTATCAATAATTTGGGACCTTCTACAAAGGGGACTCCGAACCAAGCAGGGCTTTATGAATTAGATAGGAAAACAGGCTTTAGCCTAATAGAGTATTTATATGAAACTAAAGTTTTAGATTCAAAATTTACATTGTTTGAGAAACTGGAAGTTAGAAATGAACTTTTCCCTAATGCATTATTCGAATTTGAAAAATTTTCAGAAAAAAATCTTAATAAAAAATTATTTCAAAATTTATTAAGTAGTGGCAATCCCGAAGAGAATTTTTCTGAAAATATAATTATAAAAGAATTCATAGATTGGTTTAACCGAACGGAAAATTTTAAAGAATCTTATAAGGGTATTGTTAATAAGGAAAATTTAAAATTTTGGAACGAAATTTATTTTAAAAATGAAATTTTTAAAATCCGAAGTGAAGATGCCGACCTGTCTTTCGATAGAATAAAAAAAATTATTAATAATAATGATAATAATGATTGGAATGAATTTAACCTATCTTGTAGCAAAGGTGCACCAAAGGCAGTATTAGGTGAAAAAAATTATCTTAAATTTTTAAAAGAATATCTTAAAAATAACTCACATAAATTTTCTTCTAAACTTAGTGAGTTTGATATCAAAGAATTTGTATTTACTCTAAAAGAAGTTGGTTTCATTTATGAAAGTCAAATTATAACAAGGTTCATTGCCTCTCTCCTTACCAAACCATTTGTTATTCTTACAGGTCTTTCGGGATCAGGAAAAACAAAGTTAGCACAAGCTTTTGTGGAATGGATATGTCAAGACGAGGAACAATACTGCATTATTCCTGTAGGTGCCGACTGGACGAATAGGGAGCCTTTATTGGGCTACCCGAATGCACTGGAGCCTGATAAGTACGTTAAGCCTGATAGTGGCGTGTTGGATTTAATCATTCGGGCTAATTCTTCTCCCGAACTTCCCCATTTTCTTATCCTTGATGAGATGAACCTAAGTCATGTGGAACGGTATTTCGCTGATTTTCTTAGTGTGATGGAATCGAAAAAAGAAATTCCATTGTATGATGATAAATATAAAGTAGAAAATGGTGTGCCATCAAAATTAAAATTACCAGAAAACCTTTTTATAATTGGGACAGTGAATATTGATGAAACCACCAATATGTTCAGTCCCAAGGTTCTAGATAGAGCCAATACCATTGAATTTCGTGTGGATGATACAGAGATGGAGTATTTTTTAAAGAATATTAAGAAAATTAACATGGAGGCTTTGAAGCGACAAGGTGCAAGCATGGGAAGAAGCTTCATACAATTGTCAGAAAATAAATCGTTTACTACTGAAGATCTTTCTTCTATTAATGACACCCTACTCTTATTCTTTAAAGAATTGAGTAAAACAGGGGCAGAATTTGGTTACAGAAGTGCAAGTGAAATTCTTCAATTAATCAATCAACTTTCCATACTTGACGACAACCTTCGAATTGAAGAAAAAATAGACATTGCAATCATGCAGAAGCTCTTGCCTAAGCTTCATGGTTCAAGAGGGAAGCTACATGATACTTTAGTAACACTAGGCCTATTTTGCTTAAAAGAAAAAGAAAAAGTTAAAATAGAAAATGATATTTTTAATAATCATGACTTTAATTTCAATAGTACTTCAGTGCGTTATCCACTATCCTTGGAAAAAATAGCTAGAATGTATAAAGGAGCTATTGTCAATGGATTCACAAGTTTTGCAGAAGCCTAA
- a CDS encoding DUF2357 domain-containing protein translates to MNSVSYIDINLDSIEEGLKLTLDPSKPNTLFDALPSAFENNEARFQLVEGCDYYYTFSDPNFIFGNTPEQIVRPHPRNKHTGTISPNIFVGTLSLPVIKLGDEDPIGQVKLEVQSVKSGYRDDYRDMLELITEKCTDLLFQANSPVSHYFEVDFSKDSKTNYQRFAFIKSVIDTDEFSEAIHRIVSAPVTNWSEITESKDIRQVRRFSNANVKEILRGGRRTALPTSHYLRSVGLETLPERIMSNRKIDTVDTPENRFIKHALGTFLKFCMDINAVSKTGSRIEQESKLLIRELESQLHHTVFKDISRPTTLRISSPILQRKEGYREVLRVWLMFDLAAKLIWSGGDDVYSGSKKDIATLYEYWLFFKLLDLFQDLFDIEPKDINDLIKPTDDGLSLQLKQGEHTALRGIYNSGTRKLNIKFNYNRPFSGKKEYPASGSWTTTLRPDYTLSFWPIGISEEEAELQELIVHIHFDAKYKVANLNDLLDEHAKEELKNEKTENRKGIYKNADLLKMHAYKDAIRRTGGAYVLYPGGKPVKQRGFHEIIPGLGAFPVSPSKKDSGIGDLKAFITEVIDHFINRASQRERFAYRTFDVFKDPPEADNEVNDSLPEPINSNRDLIPNDTFVMVGFYKSQEHLEWIKRNNLYNVRTGTGNGSIVLDIEHVSAKYLLLHTKGDASSGELWRIVKKGPRLFSQGDLIKKRYPSPSQYNYLVFEIEPVSDPEFENVKWDFRKLNNYVSGRPSAIPFTANMAELMKCKIR, encoded by the coding sequence ATGAATTCTGTTTCCTACATAGATATTAATCTTGATTCAATCGAGGAGGGGCTGAAATTAACTTTAGATCCTAGTAAACCCAACACACTTTTTGATGCTTTGCCAAGTGCATTTGAAAACAATGAAGCAAGGTTTCAGCTTGTAGAAGGCTGTGATTATTATTATACCTTTAGTGATCCAAACTTTATTTTTGGAAATACCCCTGAGCAGATTGTACGACCGCATCCCCGGAACAAACACACAGGGACAATTTCACCCAATATTTTTGTAGGGACACTTTCATTGCCTGTCATCAAATTAGGAGATGAGGACCCAATTGGACAGGTTAAGCTAGAGGTACAATCTGTAAAATCTGGATATAGAGATGATTATCGTGATATGCTGGAACTCATTACAGAAAAATGTACAGACTTACTGTTTCAGGCAAATTCACCAGTTTCCCATTATTTTGAAGTTGATTTTTCAAAAGACAGCAAAACGAATTATCAGCGTTTTGCTTTTATTAAATCTGTGATTGATACAGATGAGTTTTCAGAAGCGATTCACCGGATTGTTTCAGCTCCTGTTACCAATTGGTCTGAAATAACTGAATCCAAGGACATTCGTCAGGTAAGAAGGTTTTCCAATGCCAATGTAAAAGAAATATTAAGAGGAGGAAGAAGAACAGCATTACCAACTTCACACTACTTGAGGAGCGTTGGATTGGAAACGCTTCCTGAAAGAATTATGTCTAATCGAAAAATTGATACGGTTGACACACCAGAAAATCGCTTTATAAAGCATGCATTAGGAACTTTTCTGAAGTTTTGTATGGATATCAATGCCGTCTCTAAAACGGGCAGCAGAATTGAGCAAGAGTCGAAACTGCTTATTCGAGAATTGGAATCCCAATTGCATCATACAGTTTTTAAAGATATTTCACGGCCGACAACCCTTAGGATCAGTAGCCCCATTCTACAGCGGAAAGAAGGTTACCGAGAAGTATTGAGGGTCTGGCTTATGTTTGATCTAGCAGCCAAGCTTATTTGGTCAGGAGGTGATGATGTGTATAGCGGTAGTAAAAAGGACATTGCTACGCTTTACGAATATTGGTTGTTTTTTAAATTACTTGATTTATTTCAAGACTTGTTTGATATTGAGCCTAAAGATATTAATGATTTAATAAAACCTACAGATGATGGATTGAGCCTTCAATTAAAACAAGGAGAGCATACTGCACTCAGGGGGATTTATAATTCTGGAACACGTAAACTCAATATTAAATTTAATTACAACCGACCTTTTAGCGGTAAAAAAGAATATCCTGCTTCGGGTAGTTGGACCACAACCTTAAGACCTGATTACACCCTTTCATTTTGGCCAATTGGGATTTCTGAGGAGGAAGCTGAACTGCAAGAGTTGATTGTGCATATTCATTTTGATGCTAAATATAAAGTAGCCAACCTAAATGATTTATTAGATGAGCATGCAAAGGAGGAATTAAAAAATGAAAAAACAGAAAACCGTAAAGGAATTTATAAAAATGCGGATCTTTTAAAAATGCATGCCTATAAGGATGCCATTAGAAGAACAGGGGGCGCCTATGTTTTGTACCCAGGAGGTAAACCCGTAAAACAAAGAGGGTTCCATGAAATAATCCCAGGATTAGGTGCATTTCCTGTTAGTCCTTCAAAAAAGGATAGTGGGATTGGAGATTTAAAAGCATTTATTACTGAAGTTATTGATCATTTTATTAATAGAGCTTCACAAAGAGAGAGGTTTGCTTACCGAACTTTTGACGTTTTTAAGGATCCACCTGAGGCTGATAATGAAGTAAATGATTCCCTTCCAGAACCGATTAATAGTAACAGAGATTTAATCCCTAATGATACTTTTGTAATGGTTGGGTTTTATAAATCTCAAGAACATTTAGAATGGATTAAGAGAAATAATCTTTATAATGTCAGAACAGGTACTGGTAACGGTTCAATAGTGTTGGATATAGAACATGTAAGTGCAAAGTATCTTTTGCTTCATACCAAAGGGGATGCTAGTTCTGGTGAGCTTTGGAGAATAGTTAAAAAAGGCCCTCGATTATTCTCACAAGGAGACCTTATAAAGAAAAGATACCCTTCTCCTTCTCAATACAATTACTTGGTTTTTGAAATAGAGCCAGTTTCAGATCCGGAATTCGAAAATGTAAAATGGGATTTTAGAAAGTTAAATAACTATGTATCAGGAAGACCTTCTGCAATTCCATTTACTGCGAATATGGCTGAATTAATGAAATGCAAAATTAGATAA
- a CDS encoding DUF7000 family protein, whose protein sequence is MEPMNESFSEYQKQIQTGEIARVYKSLIAFMQSLRIYFKNNHQEFIVGSFYQGAMDFTYFPISTKELKEKKLKFVIIFDHQEGSFEIWLAGQNKQVQSHYSGLISEKEMGDNYKASTHPHSILEWVVLKNPDFNDPVTITNRIEEGVNVFLKDLNRVIG, encoded by the coding sequence ATGGAACCGATGAATGAAAGTTTTTCTGAATACCAAAAACAAATCCAGACGGGAGAAATAGCGAGAGTTTACAAAAGCTTAATTGCGTTTATGCAGTCGCTTAGAATTTATTTCAAGAATAACCATCAGGAATTCATTGTGGGTAGTTTTTATCAAGGAGCAATGGACTTTACCTATTTTCCGATTAGTACAAAAGAGTTGAAAGAGAAGAAACTAAAGTTCGTCATCATTTTTGATCACCAAGAGGGAAGTTTTGAAATTTGGTTGGCAGGGCAAAACAAACAAGTTCAAAGCCATTACTCTGGGTTAATAAGTGAAAAGGAAATGGGAGACAATTACAAGGCATCGACCCATCCTCATTCCATTTTGGAATGGGTGGTTTTAAAAAATCCGGATTTTAATGATCCTGTTACCATCACTAATCGAATAGAGGAGGGTGTGAATGTGTTTTTAAAGGACT